The Sphingopyxis sp. CCNWLW2 genome contains the following window.
CTTAGTCGCGGATAGGTTGGCGACCAGGCAAGCTGAGCCCACAGATTGGGTTCGTTTTGCGTGATCGCGATATCGAACAGATCTCCGAGCTGCTCGGTCACGAAGCGGCAGTAGCGCACGAAAGGTTCGACACCGGCCGGGTTGGTGAAGCCACCGGCCGAGGCAAACCAGCGCGGCACGGTGAAATGGTTGTAGACCACTACCGGAGTCATGCCCTGCTTGCGGATCGCCTCGATGACACGGCGATAATAAGCGATCGCGGCGAGCGAAAATTGGCCGGGTTCGGGCTCGATCCGCGACCACTCGATCGAGAAGCGGTGGGCATTGTAGCCGAAGGAGGCGGCCAGCGCGATGTCTTCGCCATAGCGATGATAGGTATCGGCAGCGTCGCCCGACACTTCCTTGAACAGGGTGGGCTTGAGATGCTCGAGCAGCCAGATGTCGCTCCCGACATTGTTGCCTTCGATCTGGTAGGCCGCGCCCGCCGTTCCCCAGAGGAAGCGCGGCCGCGCGGGTCGCGCCGGCATTTTCGCTTTCGCGGCATGCGCCGCCGCCAGGGTCGCGGCCGAAGCGCCGAGCAACATGGTCCGGCGGTCGAGATTCTCAATCATTCCAGCATCCTCTCATGCCTCGCGCGAGGCGGTTACAGCGGCTCTACTCAAGGCCGATATTATGGTCAATCGTGACTGTAAGTTAGTACCCGCGGCGGCTAATCCTGCTTCTCCCCAACCGCGGTCACAGGCTCGCCCGGCGCATCATGCGCCGTAGCGATCATCTCTATGGCAGCTGCGCGCGGTATGTCGGCGGCCATCGGGCCCGCCCCGGTGAAATCGATTAGCCGTGCCTGTGCCGGATCGAAACGCGGCCAGGGCGGACGCGCGCCACCGTTCGGATTGCCGGTGGTCGCGAAGCCAGCCCAATAGCTGCTGATCGTGCGCGCCTGCGCGGCATCGTTCGCGTCGGTCGGCCAGTTGGAAGCGCCGAGCGTCTGAAAGACATATTCGCGATCCGACGCGTGGACGGCGCCCTTCAGCATGCTTTGCGCGGCTTTCGGAACGATCGAGAATTGATAGACAAAGGTGGGATTGCCTTGCCGTGCATGGAGCCGTGCGAGCGCTATTGCCGGTTCGACGAACAACATGTCGCTGAGAAAATTGAGACTGTAGCTGTCCTTGTCGGGATAAGCGGGCTCGGCGCGCGCGAGGAGGCCCGTGGGAATGGCCGAACTCAAGGGATTTGCGCTGGAAAGAGCGGCCGCGGGAACGGGGAATTCGAGGCTGTTCCAGCCGATGACATAGGGAATTCGCGCCTGTTCGCCGCGCCGGAAGCTGTCGATCGGTGCGCGGGTCAGGATCGTCCCGTCGACCATCGGTCCGCCGCCGGTGAATATCTGCGGGTCGCCTCCCTTCAGTATCGCCTCCGCGCTCAGCCCGCGCAATGTGTCGGCCGTTGCATCCCGCGCACCGACGTTGGCGGCAAAGGCGTCGCCCGCGCTTTCAGCCTCGGCGAGCGAAAGCACCGTCTCGCGGCCCAGGCCGGATTGCACGATGCCACGGACGAAGAGTCCGCGCGCTGCCGGCGACGTCATGAGCGCGTTGACGGCCGCGCCCCCCGCCGATTCGCCGAATATGGTGACCTGCCTCGGGTCGCCGCCGAAGCGCGCGGCATTATCGCGGACCCATTTCAGGGCCGCGATCATATCCATCAGCCCGTAATTGCCGACCGCCTCGCCGTCCGCGTCCGCGGTCAGCGCCGGATGCGCAAAGAAGCCGAACCGCCCGAGACGATAGTTGAGCGTCACGACGACGACGCCCTCGCGGGCGAGGGCGGAGCCGTCGTACAGCGCCGCCGTCCCCGAACCATTCACATAGCCGCCGCCATGGATCCACACCATGACCGGCGCTTTCTTCGCCGCGACCGGCGCGAAGACATTGAGCGTGAGACAATCCTCGCTCATCGGCAGCGGACCGACACCATTGTCTTTCGGCTGATGGATTTGCTGGCAGATCGCTCCATATGTATCCGCTTTCCTCGTGCCGCTCCAGCGTTCGGCCTTTTTTGGCGCTCTCCAGCGCAGGTCTCCGACCGGAGGCGCCGCATAAGGAAGGCCCTTGAAGCTGACCACGTCGCCGTCCGACGTCCCTGCGACGCGGCCGCTCGCGATCTTGACCTCGGGCTGCCCCGAATGCGCCGCCGCAGAGCCCGGGAAGGCCAGGGCGATCGCGACGAGGGGAAGGACTGAACGCAGCATATCTTATTCTCCGTTGAAGCGAGCGCCGTGGCCGGCCGGCTAGCGGCCGCCAGCCGCGAGCGGGACGCTCGCCTGAAGGCCGTCAAGCTTGGCCGAGGCTGCGACGCGGACATCATAGGTGCCGCCCACGCGGCGCCAGCCGGCCGCATCCCAGGATGCGAGGATCCGCGGATCCGCCTTGACTGTCACGCGCCGGCTTTCACCCGCCTTCAACGTGACCCTCTCCCACCCCGCGAGACGATGGGTGCGTCCCGGGGGAGCGACATAAAGCTGCGGAACATCGGTTCCTTCGCGCTTGCCGACGTTGGTCACTGTGAAGCTCACCATGAGCTGCTTGCCGCCCTTCACCTTGAGGTCGCTATGCTCGAACCGCGTATAGCTCAGGCCGAAACCGAACGGAAAAAGCGGCTCGGCGCGTGTCCGTTCGAACCAGCGATATCCGACGTCGCTGCCTTCGTGATAATCGACCGGGAAAGGAGCGGGAGGCGGAGAAAAGAGCGTTGCCTTGGGATCATAACCGTCGAGTTTCGGGCGCGGCAACTGGGCGACCGCCTGCGGGAAGCTGATCGGCAGGCGGCCCGATGGTGATATCTTTCCGCTGAGAATCGCGGCGATGGCCTCGCCGCCGCGCTGACCCGGATACCAGGCCTGCAGCACGGCGCTGACCGACCCGAGCCATGGCATCGATACGGGATTGCCCGTTTCGAGAATGACCGCCGTTCGGGAGTTGGCGGCCGCGACCGCGGCGATGAGGGTGTCCTGGCCGCGCGGCAGGGACAGGTCCGCCGAATCGAAATTCTCTGTTTCCTGCTTGAGCGCGAAGACGATCGCGACCTCGGCCTTTGCCGCGGCCGCGGCCGCGCGGGCCGGGTCGGTTCCATCATCGAAGGTGATGTCGAGATCGGGGCGCAGCGCTCTCAGCGCCGCGAGCGGCGAGGAGGGTACGAACGCCCACTTGCCAAGCGACGCCATGCCGATCCGGTTCTCCTCGTTGACGATGCCGCCATAGGGATTCACCATCGACCCGCCGCCCCCCACCAGCACGCCGATGTCGGCAAAGCCGCCGATGACCGCGACGCGGCGCACGCCCTCGAGCGGCAGGACACCCTCATTCTTGAGGAGGACTGCGCCCGCCTCGGCCTGGGCCTGGGCGACCGCGAGATGCGCGTCGCGATCGATCGGCCCGCCGGCGCGCGCCGGGTTGTCGATCGCGCCCACGGCGATCATCGACCGGACGATGCGGAACGCCATATCGCGGATGCGCTCGCGCGGCACCGCGCCGCTTTTGACGGCGTCGGCGAGGCTGGCGAACAGATCTTTGCCCTGCGGCGATTGCTGATCGAGCCCGGCGGCAACGGCTTTGCGCATATTATGAACGCCGCCCCAGTCGGACATCACCCAGCCGCGAAATCCCCAATCCTTCTTCAGCACGTTGTTCAGCAACCAGTCGTTCTCGCAGGCATGGTCGCCGTTGACGCGGTTATAGGAACACATGACCGAGCCGGGCTTGCCTGCCGCCACGGCAATTTCGAATGCGAGAAGATCGGATTCGCGCGCGCCTGCTTCCGAAATGCGCGCATCCAGAACGCCGCGGCCGCTTTCCTGGTCGTTGAGTGCATAATGCTTGATCGTCGATACGATGTTTCGGCTCTGGATGCCTGCGACCGTAGCGCCTGCGATGCGGCCAGCGAGAAGCGGGTCCTCGCCCACATATTCGAAGTTGCGGCCCCCACGCGGGTCGCGTGAGAGATTGACCCCGCCGGCAAGCATGACGTTGAAGCCCTTGGCGTGCGCTTCCTGCCCGATGACCGCGCCGACACGGTGCGCCAGCGTCGGGTCGAAGCTTGCCGCCCAGGCGATGCTCGACGGGAAGTTGGTCGCCTGGTCATCGATCCCCCGAATCCAGCCCTTCATGTTGGCAACGCCGATCGGGCCGTCGGATTCCTGCAGCGCCGGCCAGCGGAGCCGCGCGATCGAGGGCACATAGCCCGCCGAGCTGATCGCGCCCGCCGGCGGTGGCGTTCGCATGCCTTCGGGGAAGCTGTTGGCTCCGGGAGCGAATTGATAGGATGTCGCGGCGAGCGGACGGATCAGCTGCAACTGTTCCTCTAGCGTCATGGCATCCACCAGCTTGGCGGCGCGCCGATCGGCTTCGGCGTCGCTCAGCCGGGGCTTCGCGGCGGCCGCTTCATCGCTGGCAAGGCTTGCGACCGGCCAGACGGTCTGGCTCAGCGCCAATACCGTTGCGAGCGTCCAGCGTAGCATTTTTGTATCTCCCTCATGGCCCCGGCCCGGTGCGAGGCTTTTTCGCGATTCAAACTTATAAGCAAATCTGACTGTTTCATCGAGATTGCGCAAGAGGGGTTGTGCGATGCCTGTTGTCCCGTCGGCAACAAACAGTCAATTTGGCTTGTTAGTTGATCGTCGTCCGCGTAGCGTGGGGGGCAGGCAAATCGGGAAAACGGAAAGACGCATGGATTTGGATGATATCGGGGTGATGGCAGATATGGCGAAGTCGGCGAGCCGCGGGTCGGCGGACAATGGCGGACGCGCGACGTCAGGTGAAGCACGCATTGCGGCCGAGGCGCTGGTCTCCAGCATGACCCTCGACGAGAAGCTCTCTTTCGTCATCAGCTATTTCCCGCTCATTTCTCCGCGGGCCGCCGAATTGGGGATGATCCCGTCCTCAGGGTTCACGCCGGGCCTTGCGCGGCTCGGCATTCCGCCGCTCACCATTACCGACGCCAGCCTCGGGGTGGCCAACACGCTCAATGCGCGCGTCGATGATACGGCGACCGCCTTGCCCGCG
Protein-coding sequences here:
- a CDS encoding glycoside hydrolase family 3 C-terminal domain-containing protein produces the protein MLRWTLATVLALSQTVWPVASLASDEAAAAKPRLSDAEADRRAAKLVDAMTLEEQLQLIRPLAATSYQFAPGANSFPEGMRTPPPAGAISSAGYVPSIARLRWPALQESDGPIGVANMKGWIRGIDDQATNFPSSIAWAASFDPTLAHRVGAVIGQEAHAKGFNVMLAGGVNLSRDPRGGRNFEYVGEDPLLAGRIAGATVAGIQSRNIVSTIKHYALNDQESGRGVLDARISEAGARESDLLAFEIAVAAGKPGSVMCSYNRVNGDHACENDWLLNNVLKKDWGFRGWVMSDWGGVHNMRKAVAAGLDQQSPQGKDLFASLADAVKSGAVPRERIRDMAFRIVRSMIAVGAIDNPARAGGPIDRDAHLAVAQAQAEAGAVLLKNEGVLPLEGVRRVAVIGGFADIGVLVGGGGSMVNPYGGIVNEENRIGMASLGKWAFVPSSPLAALRALRPDLDITFDDGTDPARAAAAAAKAEVAIVFALKQETENFDSADLSLPRGQDTLIAAVAAANSRTAVILETGNPVSMPWLGSVSAVLQAWYPGQRGGEAIAAILSGKISPSGRLPISFPQAVAQLPRPKLDGYDPKATLFSPPPAPFPVDYHEGSDVGYRWFERTRAEPLFPFGFGLSYTRFEHSDLKVKGGKQLMVSFTVTNVGKREGTDVPQLYVAPPGRTHRLAGWERVTLKAGESRRVTVKADPRILASWDAAGWRRVGGTYDVRVAASAKLDGLQASVPLAAGGR
- a CDS encoding carboxylesterase/lipase family protein is translated as MLRSVLPLVAIALAFPGSAAAHSGQPEVKIASGRVAGTSDGDVVSFKGLPYAAPPVGDLRWRAPKKAERWSGTRKADTYGAICQQIHQPKDNGVGPLPMSEDCLTLNVFAPVAAKKAPVMVWIHGGGYVNGSGTAALYDGSALAREGVVVVTLNYRLGRFGFFAHPALTADADGEAVGNYGLMDMIAALKWVRDNAARFGGDPRQVTIFGESAGGAAVNALMTSPAARGLFVRGIVQSGLGRETVLSLAEAESAGDAFAANVGARDATADTLRGLSAEAILKGGDPQIFTGGGPMVDGTILTRAPIDSFRRGEQARIPYVIGWNSLEFPVPAAALSSANPLSSAIPTGLLARAEPAYPDKDSYSLNFLSDMLFVEPAIALARLHARQGNPTFVYQFSIVPKAAQSMLKGAVHASDREYVFQTLGASNWPTDANDAAQARTISSYWAGFATTGNPNGGARPPWPRFDPAQARLIDFTGAGPMAADIPRAAAIEMIATAHDAPGEPVTAVGEKQD